One part of the Sphingopyxis sp. TUF1 genome encodes these proteins:
- a CDS encoding agmatinase family protein — protein sequence MPAIRLFGLPTDINSSFERGAAGGSAAIRAALWSDRGNRASELGGEIGTDIAFTDDGDLPLTERTAEDDAAIRRHVAMLAEDGEVPLGLGGDHAVTFPLVEAAATYFGPLNILHIDAHPDLYADFGGNPRSHASPFARICEAGHAAQLVQVGIRTLNRHCREQAARFGVEIIPIAGFTPDAVPVLDGPLYISIDLDGIDPSEAPGVAHPEPGGLTVREVLAVLHKQTAPIVGADIVEHHPGRDVGGVTAILGAKLVREVAALIDRNGLYRN from the coding sequence ATGCCTGCGATCCGCCTGTTCGGCTTGCCGACCGACATCAACAGCAGTTTTGAGCGCGGCGCGGCGGGTGGATCGGCGGCGATTCGCGCGGCGCTGTGGAGCGACCGCGGGAATAGGGCGAGCGAGCTTGGCGGTGAAATCGGCACTGACATCGCCTTCACCGACGATGGCGATCTGCCGCTCACTGAGCGCACGGCTGAAGACGATGCCGCGATCCGTCGCCATGTCGCTATGCTGGCCGAGGATGGCGAGGTGCCGCTCGGACTTGGCGGTGACCATGCGGTGACCTTTCCACTGGTCGAAGCCGCCGCGACCTATTTTGGGCCGCTCAACATCCTGCACATCGACGCGCATCCCGACCTTTACGCCGATTTCGGGGGTAATCCGCGCAGTCATGCGTCGCCCTTCGCGCGCATCTGCGAGGCGGGTCATGCGGCGCAATTGGTGCAGGTCGGCATTCGCACGCTCAACCGGCACTGCCGCGAGCAGGCCGCGCGCTTCGGAGTCGAGATCATTCCGATAGCGGGCTTCACGCCCGACGCGGTGCCGGTGCTGGACGGCCCGCTCTATATCTCGATCGATCTCGACGGAATCGATCCGTCGGAGGCGCCCGGCGTTGCGCATCCCGAACCCGGCGGGCTGACGGTGCGCGAAGTCCTGGCGGTGCTGCACAAACAGACCGCGCCGATCGTCGGCGCCGACATCGTCGAACATCATCCCGGCCGCGACGTTGGCGGTGTCACCGCGATCCTCGGCGCCAAGCTGGTGCGCGAAGTCGCGGCGCTGATCGACCGCAACGGCCTTTACAGAAACTGA
- a CDS encoding glutathione S-transferase family protein — protein sequence MSLIVHHLNNSRSQRILWLLEEIGAPYEIKFYDRDPVTNLAPPELVAVHPLGKSPVLEDDGRVVIESGAITEYLCERHGGGHLVPERGTDDHVSHLEWLHFAEGSAMTPILLRIYTARLGEAAAPLEPRINQQLDAHFSYMESRIGTNGHFIGDALSAADIMLSFPAEIAIMQGMAPRYPRLAEFVNACHARPAWQRAREKGGAYYGY from the coding sequence ATGAGCCTGATCGTCCACCACCTCAACAACAGCCGGTCGCAGCGCATATTGTGGCTGCTCGAGGAAATCGGCGCACCGTATGAGATCAAATTTTACGACCGCGATCCGGTGACCAACCTCGCGCCGCCCGAACTCGTGGCGGTCCATCCGCTCGGCAAGTCGCCGGTCCTTGAAGATGACGGCCGCGTCGTGATCGAATCGGGGGCGATCACCGAATATTTGTGCGAGCGGCACGGTGGTGGCCACCTCGTTCCCGAACGCGGCACCGACGATCATGTCAGTCACCTCGAATGGCTGCATTTTGCCGAAGGATCGGCGATGACGCCGATCCTGCTGCGCATCTATACCGCGCGGCTCGGCGAGGCGGCCGCGCCGCTCGAACCGCGGATCAACCAGCAACTCGACGCGCATTTTTCCTATATGGAAAGCCGCATCGGCACGAACGGTCATTTTATCGGCGACGCGCTGTCAGCGGCCGACATCATGCTGAGCTTCCCTGCCGAGATCGCGATCATGCAGGGCATGGCGCCGCGCTATCCCAGGCTCGCCGAATTTGTGAACGCCTGCCACGCGCGCCCCGCATGGCAGCGCGCGCGGGAAAAGGGCGGCGCCTATTATGGCTACTAA
- the alaS gene encoding alanine--tRNA ligase: protein MTSTNDIRRSFLDYFGGTGHHIEPSAPLVPYNDPTLMFVNAGMVPFKNVFTGLEKRPYSTAASSQKCVRAGGKHNDLDNVGYTARHHTFFEMLGNFSFGDYFKEQAIHHAWTLITKTWGLAPEKLTATVYHTDDEAFDLWKKIAGLPDERVIRIPTSDNFWSMGDTGPCGPCSEIFYDHGDHIWGGPPGSPEEDGDRFVEIWNLVFMQYEQLPGGERVDLPRPSIDTGMGLERVAAVLQGVHDNYDTDTFKALIAASVELTGVAAEGATQASHRVIADHLRASSFLVADGVLPSNEGRGYVLRRIMRRAMRHAHLLGAKDPLMHRLLPSLTAEMGAAYPELIRAQPLISETLEREEVKFRQTLDKGLKLLDEATVGMGKGDTLAGDVAFKLYDTYGFPYDLTEDALRAQDIAVDRAGFDAAMAQQKAAARAAWKGSGEKASDDIWFDIAETNGSTEFTGYTSTSGEATVIGLVKDGQPVDEAKAGDEVIVLTNQTPFYGESGGQMGDAGTIATLEGARASVSDTGKPLGRLHTHQAKLEAGTLKIGDTVQLTVDAERRDRIRANHSATHLLHAALRHRLGGHVTQKGSLVAADRFRFDFSHPKALTAEEIADIEAGVNAQIRGNEAVTTRLMTPDDAVAAGALALFGEKYGDEVRVLSMGKATDAHYSVELCGGTHVRALGDIALFKIVGESAVSSGVRRIEALTGEAARQWLNGRDEALKAAAAALKSSPDEVPARVAQLTEQLKKAERELADAKKALALGGSGGGGAAAGPAVEQVGDVAFLAQVVDGLDPKELRGTVDGLKKQVGSGVAMLVAVNDGRASVAVGVTDDKTGSHSAVDLVKAAVAALGGQGGGGRPDMAQGGGPNGGAANDAVAAVKAALA, encoded by the coding sequence ATGACATCGACCAACGACATTCGCCGCTCGTTCCTCGACTATTTCGGGGGCACGGGGCACCATATCGAACCGTCGGCGCCGCTGGTGCCGTATAACGACCCGACGCTGATGTTCGTCAACGCGGGGATGGTGCCGTTCAAGAATGTCTTCACCGGGCTGGAAAAGCGTCCGTACAGCACCGCGGCCTCGTCGCAGAAATGCGTGCGCGCGGGCGGCAAGCACAACGACCTCGACAATGTCGGCTATACCGCGCGGCACCATACTTTCTTTGAAATGCTGGGGAATTTCTCCTTCGGTGACTATTTCAAGGAACAGGCGATTCACCATGCCTGGACGCTGATCACCAAGACCTGGGGGCTGGCGCCCGAGAAGCTGACCGCGACCGTCTATCACACCGATGACGAGGCGTTCGACCTGTGGAAGAAGATCGCCGGCCTGCCCGACGAGCGCGTCATCCGCATTCCGACGAGCGACAATTTCTGGTCGATGGGCGACACCGGACCGTGCGGGCCGTGCAGCGAAATATTTTATGACCATGGCGATCATATCTGGGGCGGCCCGCCGGGATCGCCGGAGGAAGATGGCGACCGCTTCGTCGAAATCTGGAACCTGGTGTTCATGCAATATGAGCAGCTGCCGGGCGGCGAGCGCGTCGACCTGCCGCGGCCCAGCATCGACACCGGCATGGGGCTGGAGCGCGTCGCGGCGGTGCTGCAGGGCGTCCACGACAATTATGATACCGACACGTTCAAGGCGCTGATTGCGGCGTCGGTCGAGCTGACCGGGGTGGCAGCCGAAGGCGCAACGCAGGCGAGCCACCGCGTCATCGCCGATCACCTGCGCGCATCGAGCTTCCTCGTCGCCGACGGGGTGCTGCCGTCGAACGAAGGCCGCGGTTATGTGCTGCGCCGGATCATGCGCCGCGCGATGCGCCACGCGCATCTGCTCGGCGCGAAAGACCCGCTGATGCACCGGCTGCTGCCGTCGCTGACCGCCGAGATGGGTGCCGCCTATCCCGAACTGATCCGCGCCCAGCCGCTGATTTCGGAGACGCTCGAGCGCGAGGAGGTCAAGTTCCGCCAGACGCTCGACAAGGGGCTCAAGCTGCTCGACGAGGCGACGGTCGGCATGGGCAAGGGCGACACGCTGGCGGGCGACGTCGCGTTCAAACTCTACGACACCTATGGCTTCCCCTATGACCTGACCGAAGATGCGCTGCGCGCGCAGGACATAGCGGTCGACCGCGCGGGCTTTGACGCGGCGATGGCGCAGCAGAAGGCGGCGGCGCGCGCGGCGTGGAAGGGCAGCGGCGAAAAAGCGTCGGACGACATCTGGTTCGACATCGCCGAGACAAACGGCAGCACCGAGTTTACCGGCTATACCTCGACGTCGGGCGAGGCGACGGTGATCGGGCTGGTCAAGGACGGCCAGCCGGTCGACGAAGCGAAGGCGGGCGATGAGGTCATCGTGCTGACCAACCAGACGCCCTTTTATGGCGAGAGCGGCGGGCAGATGGGCGACGCGGGGACGATCGCGACGCTGGAGGGCGCGAGGGCGTCGGTGAGCGACACCGGCAAGCCGCTCGGCCGCCTGCACACGCATCAGGCCAAGCTGGAGGCCGGGACGCTGAAGATCGGCGACACGGTGCAGCTGACCGTCGACGCCGAGCGGCGCGACCGGATTCGCGCCAATCACAGCGCGACGCACCTGCTGCACGCGGCGCTCCGCCACCGGCTCGGCGGGCATGTGACACAGAAGGGAAGTCTGGTCGCCGCCGACCGTTTCCGCTTCGACTTTTCGCACCCCAAGGCGCTGACGGCAGAGGAAATCGCCGACATCGAAGCGGGCGTGAACGCGCAGATCCGCGGCAACGAGGCGGTGACGACGCGGCTGATGACCCCCGACGATGCGGTAGCGGCAGGCGCGCTCGCGCTGTTCGGCGAGAAATATGGCGACGAGGTGCGCGTGCTCAGCATGGGTAAGGCGACCGACGCGCATTATTCGGTCGAACTGTGCGGCGGAACGCACGTCCGCGCGCTCGGCGACATCGCGCTGTTCAAGATCGTCGGCGAAAGCGCGGTGTCCTCGGGCGTTCGGCGGATCGAGGCGCTGACCGGCGAAGCGGCGCGGCAATGGCTGAACGGCCGCGACGAGGCGTTGAAGGCGGCAGCGGCGGCGCTCAAATCGTCGCCCGACGAGGTGCCGGCGCGTGTCGCGCAGCTTACCGAGCAGCTCAAGAAGGCCGAACGCGAACTCGCCGATGCCAAGAAAGCGCTCGCGCTTGGCGGTTCTGGCGGCGGCGGTGCAGCGGCCGGTCCGGCGGTTGAGCAGGTCGGCGACGTCGCTTTCCTGGCGCAGGTCGTCGACGGGCTCGATCCCAAGGAACTGCGCGGCACCGTAGACGGGCTGAAGAAGCAGGTTGGCAGCGGCGTTGCGATGCTCGTCGCGGTCAATGACGGGCGCGCTTCGGTCGCGGTCGGGGTGACCGACGACAAGACAGGCAGCCACAGCGCGGTCGATCTGGTCAAGGCCGCGGTTGCTGCGCTCGGCGGGCAGGGCGGCGGCGGGCGGCCCGACATGGCGCAGGGCGGCGGCCCGAACGGCGGCGCGGCGAACGATGCCGTCGCGGCGGTGAAGGCCGCGCTCGCTTGA
- a CDS encoding SRPBCC family protein: MKPTKKTRRTDHAERLIAAPLVDVFAAFTSADKLVRWLPPEGATGAFEHVDLRAGGGFRMRLTFDDAEVETKSDDNSDVVAVHIPVLDEGRLIVWEVEFESDDPRFSGTMAMHWYLSRQGGGTLVTIDAHNVPPGISAKDHIEGLNSSLVNLATVVEN; encoded by the coding sequence TTGAAGCCCACGAAAAAGACGCGGCGCACCGATCATGCCGAGCGTTTGATCGCGGCGCCGCTGGTCGATGTGTTTGCGGCCTTCACCAGCGCCGACAAGCTGGTCCGCTGGTTGCCGCCCGAGGGGGCGACCGGTGCGTTCGAGCATGTCGATTTGCGGGCCGGGGGCGGTTTCCGGATGCGGCTGACGTTCGACGATGCCGAGGTCGAAACCAAAAGCGATGACAACAGCGATGTCGTTGCGGTCCATATTCCGGTGCTCGATGAGGGGCGGCTGATCGTGTGGGAGGTCGAATTCGAATCCGACGACCCGCGCTTTTCGGGGACGATGGCGATGCACTGGTATCTGTCGCGGCAGGGCGGCGGCACGCTGGTGACGATCGATGCGCACAATGTGCCGCCGGGGATTTCGGCGAAAGATCATATCGAGGGTTTGAACAGCTCGCTGGTGAATTTGGCGACGGTGGTGGAAAACTGA
- a CDS encoding holin family protein has translation MSIIEGLIGPIAKLIDKIIPDPEARDRAKLELLKLEGTQEMEAIRTRMTAIVAEANSADPWTSRARPSFLYVMYALLLWAIPMGLIAAARPEMAEGIARGMNAYLAGIPEPLYALFGTGYLGYTAARAWGKAKGVES, from the coding sequence ATGAGCATTATCGAAGGCCTGATCGGCCCCATCGCCAAACTGATCGACAAGATCATTCCTGACCCCGAAGCGCGCGACCGCGCCAAACTCGAACTGCTCAAGCTCGAAGGCACGCAGGAAATGGAGGCGATCCGCACACGCATGACCGCGATCGTCGCCGAAGCGAACAGCGCCGACCCGTGGACAAGCCGCGCGCGGCCGAGCTTCCTCTACGTCATGTACGCGCTTTTGCTCTGGGCCATCCCGATGGGCCTGATCGCCGCGGCACGGCCGGAGATGGCGGAGGGCATTGCGCGGGGCATGAACGCCTATCTGGCCGGTATCCCCGAACCGCTCTATGCGCTCTTCGGCACCGGCTATCTGGGATACACCGCGGCGCGGGCGTGGGGGAAAGCGAAGGGAGTGGAGAGTTGA
- a CDS encoding glycoside hydrolase family 108 protein, with protein MPRPHPSVCDTDALIDAVIDREGRYVNHPADRGGPTCWGITEAVARAEGYAGAMRELPRDIAAAIYRRLYWLRPGFDRVALRAPAIAGELFDTGVNMGTATAAGFLQRALNALNRAARDYPDIAVDRVIGPRTLAALDGFLKARGKGGETVLLRAMEALQGERYIALAERRPSQEAFLYGWLANRVGDANH; from the coding sequence ATGCCACGACCCCATCCATCGGTCTGCGACACCGACGCGCTGATCGATGCCGTCATCGACCGCGAAGGTCGATATGTAAACCACCCCGCCGACCGCGGCGGCCCGACCTGCTGGGGGATCACAGAGGCGGTCGCGCGCGCCGAGGGCTATGCGGGCGCGATGCGCGAACTCCCGCGCGACATCGCCGCGGCCATCTATCGCCGCCTTTATTGGCTGCGTCCCGGCTTCGACCGTGTGGCGCTCCGCGCCCCCGCGATCGCCGGCGAGCTGTTCGACACCGGCGTCAACATGGGCACCGCCACCGCAGCGGGCTTTCTCCAGCGCGCGCTCAACGCGCTCAACCGCGCCGCGCGCGACTATCCCGACATCGCCGTCGACCGCGTGATCGGCCCGCGCACCCTCGCCGCGCTCGACGGCTTCCTCAAGGCGCGGGGCAAGGGCGGCGAGACCGTCCTGCTGCGCGCGATGGAGGCGTTGCAGGGCGAACGCTACATCGCGCTCGCCGAACGTCGCCCAAGCCAGGAGGCCTTTCTCTACGGCTGGCTCGCCAACCGCGTCGGCGACGCAAACCACTGA
- a CDS encoding NADPH:quinone oxidoreductase family protein, whose amino-acid sequence MRALQVRELLSDHAGVVLSELPVPEAGPGEVRVRVRAAAVNFPDLLMTRGAYQLKPDLPFVPGLEFSGEVDAVGEGVEGWSVGDAVVGGNRFGAMAEFTVVPAASLRPKPAALGWDAAAAYPVAYLTAYVALVRCGCVEPGEWVLVHGAAGGVGLATVDLAKALGARVIAAAGSADKRAALERLYAPDAVIDGAPGFREAVKALTGGQGADVIVDPVGGDIFDESTRCIAFGGRLLVVGFASGRIPELSVNMPLIKGFSVVGVRAGEYGRRFPGRGAENVAAIDALAADGRIRPHIHATLDLGDWREGFAMLERREAVGKVVLRP is encoded by the coding sequence ATGCGGGCTTTGCAGGTGCGTGAATTGTTGTCCGATCATGCGGGCGTGGTGCTGAGTGAATTGCCCGTGCCCGAAGCAGGACCGGGCGAAGTGCGCGTGCGGGTGCGCGCGGCGGCGGTGAATTTTCCCGACCTGTTGATGACGCGCGGTGCCTATCAGCTCAAACCCGACCTGCCGTTCGTGCCGGGCCTCGAATTTTCGGGCGAGGTCGATGCGGTGGGTGAGGGTGTGGAAGGCTGGTCGGTCGGCGATGCTGTCGTCGGCGGCAATCGTTTCGGGGCGATGGCGGAATTTACCGTCGTGCCCGCGGCGTCGCTGCGGCCCAAACCCGCGGCGCTCGGCTGGGACGCGGCGGCCGCCTATCCGGTGGCCTACCTTACGGCTTATGTCGCGCTAGTGCGGTGCGGGTGCGTCGAGCCGGGCGAATGGGTGCTGGTCCACGGCGCGGCGGGCGGCGTCGGGCTGGCGACGGTCGATCTGGCGAAGGCGCTCGGCGCACGGGTGATCGCGGCGGCGGGCAGCGCGGATAAACGCGCGGCGCTGGAACGTCTTTATGCGCCTGACGCCGTGATCGATGGCGCGCCGGGCTTTCGCGAGGCGGTGAAGGCGCTGACCGGCGGACAAGGCGCCGACGTCATCGTCGACCCGGTGGGCGGCGATATATTCGACGAATCGACGCGCTGTATCGCCTTTGGCGGGCGGCTGCTCGTCGTCGGCTTTGCGTCGGGGCGCATTCCTGAACTGTCCGTCAACATGCCGCTGATCAAGGGATTTTCGGTCGTTGGCGTGCGCGCGGGCGAATATGGCCGCCGCTTTCCGGGCCGCGGTGCGGAGAATGTCGCGGCGATCGATGCGCTCGCCGCCGATGGCCGGATCCGGCCGCATATCCATGCGACGCTCGACCTCGGCGACTGGCGCGAGGGGTTCGCGATGCTCGAACGGCGCGAGGCGGTGGGCAAGGTGGTGCTGCGACCCTGA
- a CDS encoding SDR family oxidoreductase has product MDLQDRTIIITGASSGIGAAAAQVFARAGANLVLGARRAQELEASAANVRNTGAKVVILPGDVTEDGYAEALVDLARSEYGGLDGAFNNAGIVGDMLAIPDMPIANWNKVIATNLTSAFFAAKAQIPAMLERGRGSIVFTSSFVGVSNGGLAGMGAYAASKAGLVGLVKSLASDHAAAGIRVNALLPGGTITPAGGEGDADTLAFVANLHPMKRMATASEIAEVASFLLSDRSSFVTGSAMLADGGVSVRLV; this is encoded by the coding sequence ATGGATCTTCAGGACAGAACCATCATCATCACGGGGGCGAGCAGCGGGATCGGCGCCGCAGCCGCGCAGGTTTTCGCGCGAGCCGGGGCCAATCTCGTCCTAGGGGCGCGCCGCGCGCAGGAGCTGGAAGCGTCGGCGGCAAATGTCCGAAACACGGGGGCAAAAGTCGTCATTCTGCCCGGCGACGTGACCGAAGATGGCTATGCGGAGGCGCTCGTCGATTTGGCCCGCAGTGAATATGGGGGCCTTGACGGCGCCTTCAATAATGCCGGCATCGTCGGTGACATGCTTGCCATCCCCGACATGCCCATCGCGAACTGGAACAAGGTCATCGCAACGAACCTGACCAGCGCCTTTTTCGCGGCCAAGGCGCAGATTCCCGCGATGCTCGAACGCGGGCGCGGCTCGATCGTCTTCACCTCGTCCTTCGTCGGCGTCAGCAACGGCGGACTGGCAGGCATGGGCGCCTATGCCGCGTCGAAGGCGGGTCTCGTCGGACTGGTCAAGTCGCTGGCTTCCGATCATGCCGCGGCCGGAATCCGGGTGAACGCGCTACTTCCCGGCGGGACGATTACGCCAGCGGGCGGCGAAGGCGATGCCGACACGCTCGCTTTTGTCGCCAACCTTCATCCAATGAAGCGCATGGCAACTGCATCCGAAATCGCCGAAGTTGCAAGCTTTCTGCTATCCGATCGGTCGAGCTTCGTGACCGGATCGGCGATGCTCGCCGACGGCGGGGTCTCGGTGCGGCTCGTCTGA
- a CDS encoding EF-hand domain-containing protein, with amino-acid sequence MKTWIWAIAATALAMPALATAQQPGGGRMFAMLDADGNGKLDKAEVTRMMTMRADRSGDASMKSPEKIAAFMKRADSNGDGAIDQAELAAFRKAQAAKAN; translated from the coding sequence GTGAAGACATGGATTTGGGCAATTGCAGCGACCGCCCTCGCGATGCCCGCGCTGGCGACGGCGCAGCAGCCGGGCGGCGGCCGGATGTTCGCGATGCTCGACGCCGATGGCAATGGCAAACTCGACAAGGCCGAAGTCACGCGGATGATGACGATGCGTGCTGATCGAAGCGGCGACGCGTCGATGAAGTCGCCCGAAAAGATCGCGGCCTTCATGAAGCGTGCCGACAGCAATGGCGACGGTGCGATCGACCAGGCCGAACTCGCCGCGTTCCGCAAGGCGCAGGCCGCCAAAGCGAATTAA
- the yajC gene encoding preprotein translocase subunit YajC, giving the protein MSTQLLLTQAAGSGGGAAGFLMLVPYILIFAVFWFFLIRPQQVRAKEHRAKIAAVKPRDQVVTGGGIVGKVTRVDDDYADVEIAQGVKIKVVKATLADVLQPGGKPAND; this is encoded by the coding sequence ATGTCGACGCAATTGCTTCTGACCCAGGCGGCCGGATCGGGCGGCGGGGCAGCCGGTTTCCTGATGCTGGTGCCCTATATCCTGATCTTTGCCGTTTTCTGGTTCTTTCTGATCCGCCCGCAGCAGGTGCGCGCGAAGGAGCATCGCGCCAAGATCGCGGCGGTCAAGCCGCGCGACCAGGTGGTCACCGGCGGCGGGATCGTCGGCAAGGTGACGCGCGTCGACGATGATTATGCCGACGTCGAAATCGCGCAGGGCGTGAAGATCAAGGTCGTCAAGGCGACGCTGGCCGACGTTCTGCAACCCGGCGGCAAGCCCGCGAACGACTGA
- the secD gene encoding protein translocase subunit SecD: MLDFPRWKTIGISIILLLGVLFTIPSFLPAKTFESLPGFAQVKVNLGLDLAGGSHLLLEADIDDLRKTQLTNMEKTVRTAMRGDSGAEDDIAIGELSTTGGRISFLVRDATKLDEARERLFSETRGAGLTGQRDWNIDVVDSTRIVLSPTSAGQTQAVANAMDTARDIIDKRVNALGTREPTIIREGDDRVVVQVPGLQDPAALKELIGKTARLEFRMVDANADPNEAAAGRVPVGSEIVPYAPGEGNGAAFEVLRRQVMISGEQLINAQQSYDPQTNEPVVSIRFDSAGSSAFAKVTAQNVGKRFAMVLDGKVLSAPSINEPILGGSAQISGSFSVASANALAISLRSGALPVKMTVVEERTVSPELGQDSIEKGVLAGIIATVSVLTLMLVVYGRFGVYANLALIFNVFLIIAIMAAFNATLTLPGIAGFVLTIGAAVDANVLINERIREELKRGRRPFQAVELGYTEASRAIFDANVTNVIAAGLMFWFGSGPIKGFAVVLTIGIVTSVFTAVTVTRMFVAHWLRTNRPTTINI, encoded by the coding sequence ATGCTCGATTTCCCGCGCTGGAAAACCATCGGCATCAGCATCATCCTGCTGCTCGGCGTCCTTTTCACCATCCCCAGCTTCCTGCCGGCCAAGACGTTCGAAAGCCTGCCGGGCTTTGCGCAGGTCAAGGTCAATCTGGGACTCGATCTGGCCGGCGGCAGCCATTTGCTGCTCGAAGCCGACATCGACGACCTGCGCAAGACGCAGCTCACCAACATGGAAAAGACGGTGCGCACGGCGATGCGCGGCGATAGCGGCGCGGAGGACGACATCGCGATCGGCGAACTGTCGACGACGGGCGGCCGCATCAGTTTCCTCGTCCGCGATGCCACGAAGCTCGATGAAGCGCGCGAACGGCTGTTCAGCGAGACGCGGGGCGCGGGGCTGACCGGCCAGCGCGACTGGAACATCGATGTCGTCGATTCGACGCGCATCGTGTTGAGCCCGACCAGCGCCGGACAGACGCAGGCGGTGGCGAATGCGATGGATACCGCGCGCGACATCATCGACAAGCGCGTCAACGCGCTGGGCACGCGCGAGCCGACGATCATCCGCGAAGGCGACGACCGCGTTGTGGTGCAGGTTCCGGGGCTTCAGGATCCGGCCGCGCTGAAGGAACTGATCGGCAAGACCGCGCGGCTCGAGTTCCGCATGGTCGACGCCAATGCCGATCCCAATGAAGCCGCCGCAGGCCGCGTGCCGGTGGGCAGCGAAATCGTCCCCTATGCGCCGGGCGAAGGCAATGGCGCGGCGTTCGAGGTGCTGCGCCGCCAGGTGATGATCAGCGGCGAGCAGCTGATCAATGCGCAGCAAAGCTATGACCCGCAGACCAACGAGCCGGTGGTGTCGATCCGCTTCGACTCGGCCGGGTCGAGTGCCTTTGCCAAGGTCACTGCGCAGAATGTCGGTAAAAGATTCGCGATGGTACTCGACGGAAAAGTATTGTCGGCGCCGTCGATCAACGAACCGATCCTGGGCGGTAGCGCGCAGATTTCAGGAAGCTTCAGCGTCGCGAGCGCCAATGCGCTGGCGATCTCGCTGCGATCGGGCGCGCTGCCGGTGAAGATGACGGTCGTCGAGGAACGGACGGTTTCGCCTGAACTGGGTCAGGACTCGATCGAAAAGGGCGTGCTGGCCGGGATCATCGCGACGGTTTCCGTGCTGACCTTGATGCTCGTGGTCTATGGCCGCTTTGGCGTTTATGCGAACCTCGCGCTAATCTTCAACGTCTTCCTGATCATCGCGATCATGGCGGCCTTCAATGCCACGCTGACGCTGCCGGGGATCGCGGGTTTCGTGCTCACCATCGGCGCCGCGGTCGACGCGAACGTGCTGATCAACGAGCGTATCCGCGAGGAATTGAAACGCGGAAGGCGGCCGTTCCAGGCGGTCGAGCTGGGATATACCGAGGCGAGCCGCGCGATTTTCGACGCCAACGTCACCAATGTTATCGCCGCGGGGCTGATGTTCTGGTTCGGGTCGGGGCCGATCAAGGGCTTTGCGGTGGTGCTGACCATCGGCATCGTCACCAGCGTCTTTACCGCCGTTACCGTCACGCGCATGTTCGTCGCCCATTGGCTGCGGACCAATCGCCCGACGACCATCAATATTTAA
- the secF gene encoding protein translocase subunit SecF yields the protein MRLLKLVPDDTNFDFLKWRKLASFMSFFLVVVSIALVAVKGLNLGIDFVGGQSVRVEFTQGMPPIEEIREAVGEIGIGEATIQQFGTDNAVSIRTALPDGDKAAAERAGQQLVAGIQKAFPTARTGSVETVSGKVSEELLRTGAISLALAMLGISIYIWIRFEWQFGVGALGRLFHEVALTFGFFAVTQIQFDLNSVAALLTIVGYSLNDTIVVYDRIRENLKKYRKMDIVPLLNLSINETLSRTVMTSVSILLALGVLLVMGPDVIFGFTAAMLFGVFVGTYSSILMSTPVLVWLKVGPHSFVPRTTAATEGAERVAGKNDDGAVV from the coding sequence ATGCGCCTGCTCAAACTCGTCCCCGACGACACCAATTTCGACTTTCTGAAGTGGCGGAAACTCGCCTCTTTCATGAGCTTTTTCCTCGTGGTGGTCTCCATCGCGCTGGTGGCGGTGAAGGGCCTGAACCTGGGGATCGACTTTGTCGGCGGCCAGTCGGTGCGCGTCGAATTCACGCAGGGCATGCCGCCGATCGAGGAGATTCGCGAGGCCGTGGGCGAAATCGGCATCGGCGAGGCGACGATCCAGCAGTTCGGAACCGACAACGCCGTGTCGATCCGCACCGCGCTTCCCGACGGCGACAAGGCCGCCGCCGAACGAGCGGGGCAGCAGTTGGTCGCCGGGATCCAGAAGGCGTTCCCGACCGCCCGGACCGGGTCGGTCGAAACCGTGTCGGGCAAGGTGTCCGAAGAATTGCTGCGGACCGGCGCAATCAGCCTTGCGCTCGCGATGCTCGGCATTTCGATCTATATCTGGATCCGCTTCGAATGGCAGTTCGGCGTGGGCGCGCTCGGCCGCCTGTTCCACGAGGTCGCACTGACCTTTGGCTTCTTTGCGGTCACGCAGATCCAGTTCGATCTCAACAGCGTCGCGGCGCTGCTGACGATCGTCGGCTATTCGCTGAACGACACGATCGTCGTGTATGACCGCATTCGCGAAAACCTGAAAAAATACCGCAAGATGGACATTGTCCCGCTGCTCAACCTGAGCATCAACGAAACGCTGTCGCGCACCGTGATGACCAGCGTGTCGATCCTGCTGGCGCTCGGCGTGCTGCTGGTGATGGGCCCCGACGTTATCTTCGGCTTTACCGCCGCGATGCTGTTCGGGGTGTTCGTCGGTACCTATTCGTCGATCCTGATGTCGACGCCGGTCCTCGTCTGGCTGAAGGTCGGGCCGCACAGCTTCGTGCCGCGCACGACCGCGGCAACCGAAGGCGCGGAGCGCGTGGCGGGCAAGAACGACGACGGCGCGGTGGTTTAA